The following are encoded in a window of Candidatus Fusobacterium pullicola genomic DNA:
- a CDS encoding molybdopterin-dependent oxidoreductase — protein sequence MKFVNKEMKKVDGIGLITGKPFYTDDLVANQEYLIIKLLRSPHAYAKIKSIDTTIAEKVPGVEAIYTYKDVPQTMFTLAGQSYPEPSPYDRKILDEYVRYVGDPVAIVAGVDEQTVEKAMKLIKVEYEVLEAVVDYEKALDSHVLVHKDKAHTNYDNIGYDHKRNLASSYLQVKGDVDKGFEESEVIIENTYYTQPQIHAMMETYRSAAYFDVYGRLTVISSTQIPFHVRRHLARALEYPSSKIRVIKPKLGGGFGGKQTSVCEIYAAFVTLKTGKPSKIIYTRKESQAYSNTRHGMRLTVKVGSDREGNIKAIDINVLSNTGAYGEHAPTVTSLVVYKTFPLYAKVPMRCKADIVYSNTMVGGAFRGYGATQGTFAVESAVNELAHKLGLDPTEVRMKNLVDQSETVSGDIKKCIEIGKEAFNWKNREVIDMGDGKVRASGMAVTMQGSGIAGVDTGSATVKFHDSGDFTLMLGVTDMGQGCDTVLTQMAAEILDVPMDKIIVNTADTDTSPYDPGAYASSGTYVTGNAVIIACEKMKKEIVKAAAQLMNKTEEELEYKGEYVEAKDGSTLTLKEIGVRSISFEGQNQITTTGTWGGETSPPPFIASFVEVEVDTFTGGVEVLDFLSVADCGTPINPALAKVQVEGGIAQGIGLALTEEITIDKNGKLLQDTLMQYKIPSRKDVGPKVNVLFSHSNEPTGPFGAKSIGEVVINTAAPAIADAVYKATKARVRSLPITSEKLFWEISSK from the coding sequence ATGAAATTTGTAAATAAAGAGATGAAAAAAGTAGATGGAATTGGATTAATTACAGGAAAACCATTCTATACTGATGATTTAGTTGCAAATCAAGAGTACTTAATAATCAAACTTCTAAGATCTCCACATGCTTATGCTAAAATCAAGAGTATTGATACTACAATAGCTGAGAAAGTACCAGGAGTAGAGGCTATATACACATATAAAGATGTTCCTCAAACTATGTTTACATTAGCAGGGCAATCTTATCCAGAGCCATCTCCTTATGATAGAAAAATTTTAGATGAATATGTAAGATATGTAGGAGATCCTGTAGCTATAGTTGCTGGAGTAGATGAGCAAACAGTTGAGAAAGCTATGAAATTAATAAAAGTGGAATATGAAGTTTTAGAAGCTGTAGTAGATTATGAAAAGGCTTTAGACTCTCATGTATTAGTACATAAAGATAAAGCTCATACAAATTATGATAATATAGGATATGATCACAAAAGAAACTTAGCGTCTTCATATTTACAAGTAAAGGGAGATGTAGATAAAGGGTTTGAAGAAAGTGAAGTAATAATAGAAAATACATATTATACACAACCACAAATTCATGCTATGATGGAAACTTATAGATCAGCGGCATATTTTGATGTTTATGGAAGACTTACAGTAATTTCATCTACTCAAATACCATTTCATGTAAGAAGACACTTAGCTAGAGCTTTAGAGTATCCTAGTAGTAAGATAAGAGTTATAAAACCAAAACTTGGTGGTGGATTTGGAGGAAAACAAACTTCTGTTTGTGAGATTTATGCAGCTTTTGTAACATTAAAAACTGGTAAACCTTCAAAAATTATCTATACAAGAAAAGAGAGCCAAGCTTATTCAAATACAAGACATGGAATGAGACTTACGGTAAAAGTAGGATCGGATAGAGAAGGAAATATAAAAGCTATAGACATAAATGTATTATCAAATACAGGAGCTTATGGTGAACATGCTCCAACTGTTACATCACTTGTTGTATATAAGACCTTCCCTCTATATGCTAAAGTACCAATGAGATGTAAAGCTGATATAGTTTATTCAAATACTATGGTTGGAGGAGCATTCAGAGGATATGGAGCTACTCAAGGAACATTTGCTGTCGAGTCAGCAGTAAATGAGTTAGCTCATAAATTAGGATTAGATCCTACAGAAGTAAGAATGAAGAACTTAGTAGATCAATCAGAAACTGTAAGTGGAGATATCAAAAAATGTATTGAGATTGGTAAGGAAGCTTTCAACTGGAAAAATAGAGAAGTAATTGACATGGGAGATGGAAAAGTAAGAGCATCTGGAATGGCAGTAACTATGCAAGGTTCTGGAATAGCTGGAGTAGATACAGGTTCTGCTACAGTAAAATTCCATGATAGTGGAGATTTTACTTTAATGTTAGGTGTTACTGATATGGGACAAGGATGTGATACTGTTCTTACTCAAATGGCTGCTGAAATATTAGATGTACCTATGGATAAGATAATAGTTAATACAGCAGATACAGATACATCACCATATGATCCGGGAGCATATGCATCAAGTGGAACTTATGTTACTGGAAACGCTGTAATTATAGCATGTGAAAAAATGAAGAAAGAGATTGTTAAAGCTGCGGCTCAACTGATGAATAAAACTGAAGAAGAGTTAGAATATAAGGGAGAATATGTAGAAGCAAAAGATGGATCAACTCTTACCTTAAAAGAGATAGGAGTAAGAAGTATCTCTTTTGAAGGACAAAATCAAATTACAACTACAGGAACTTGGGGAGGAGAAACTTCACCACCACCATTTATAGCAAGTTTTGTTGAAGTAGAAGTAGATACCTTTACTGGAGGAGTCGAAGTATTAGATTTCTTATCAGTAGCTGATTGTGGAACACCAATTAACCCAGCTTTAGCAAAGGTACAAGTAGAGGGAGGAATAGCTCAAGGAATAGGGCTTGCACTTACAGAAGAGATCACTATAGATAAGAATGGAAAACTTTTACAAGATACTTTAATGCAATATAAGATACCTTCAAGAAAAGATGTTGGACCAAAGGTTAATGTTTTATTTAGTCATTCTAATGAGCCAACAGGACCGTTTGGAGCAAAATCTATAGGAGAGGTAGTTATTAACACAGCAGCTCCAGCAATAGCAGATGCTGTTTACAAAGCAACAAAAGCAAGAGTTAGAAGTCTACCTATAACAAGTGAAAAATTATTCTGGGAAATCTCTTCAAAATAA
- a CDS encoding xanthine phosphoribosyltransferase, with amino-acid sequence MELLKDYILNNGKTIGSKILKVDSFLNHQIDPVLMMKMGEEFKKRFEGVEINKILTIEASGIAIGLAAAYALNVPLVFAKKKVPSTMSDFYTTKVFSFTKNQEYTICVGKDFLQPEDKVLIIDDFLAMGNAVLGLKELVEMAGAKVMGAGIAVTKGFQGGEKLLQDNGIRVESLAVVDSLENGEINFR; translated from the coding sequence ATGGAATTACTAAAGGATTATATCTTAAACAATGGTAAAACTATTGGTTCAAAGATATTAAAAGTGGACAGTTTTTTGAATCATCAAATTGACCCTGTTCTTATGATGAAAATGGGAGAAGAATTTAAAAAGAGATTTGAAGGAGTAGAAATCAATAAAATACTAACGATTGAAGCATCTGGAATAGCTATTGGACTTGCTGCTGCATATGCTCTTAATGTACCATTAGTATTTGCTAAGAAAAAAGTACCTTCTACAATGTCAGATTTTTATACAACTAAAGTGTTTTCTTTCACAAAAAATCAAGAATATACAATCTGTGTAGGAAAAGATTTCTTACAGCCAGAGGATAAAGTATTAATAATAGATGACTTTTTAGCAATGGGAAATGCAGTTCTTGGGCTTAAAGAGTTAGTGGAGATGGCTGGAGCTAAGGTAATGGGAGCTGGAATAGCTGTTACAAAAGGTTTCCAAGGTGGAGAAAAACTACTTCAAGATAACGGAATTAGAGTTGAATCTTTAGCTGTTGTAGACTCTTTAGAAAATGGAGAAATCAATTTTAGATAA
- a CDS encoding amino acid ABC transporter substrate-binding protein codes for MKKIIICLMLMVSLFVSSSGADKSLENVKKKGYFIVGLDATFAPMGYRDENGEIVGFDIDLAKEVAKRMGVEARFKPCEWDAIIFDLRSKNIDMVWNGMTITPAREKQVAFTKPYLSDNQIIFTKKGTAPAKVQDLAGKVVGVQLGSSGAQAVEDNPISKQIKEVKKYATNVEALMDLEAGRLDAVVMDEISGKYYNQKKSTLTYSVETLADENFGVALRKQDKALVDEINRLLDEIKADGTFDQIKSKWMAN; via the coding sequence ATGAAAAAAATAATAATATGTTTAATGTTAATGGTGAGTCTATTTGTAAGTTCTTCTGGAGCAGATAAGTCATTAGAAAATGTAAAAAAGAAAGGATATTTTATAGTTGGATTAGATGCAACTTTTGCTCCAATGGGATATAGAGATGAAAATGGAGAGATAGTTGGATTTGACATAGATTTAGCTAAAGAGGTTGCAAAGAGAATGGGAGTGGAAGCAAGATTTAAACCTTGTGAGTGGGATGCAATAATATTTGATCTAAGAAGCAAGAATATTGATATGGTTTGGAATGGAATGACAATAACTCCAGCTAGAGAGAAACAAGTAGCTTTCACAAAACCTTATCTTTCTGATAATCAAATAATATTTACAAAAAAAGGAACAGCTCCTGCAAAGGTTCAAGATTTAGCTGGCAAAGTAGTTGGAGTTCAATTGGGAAGCTCTGGAGCTCAAGCTGTAGAAGATAATCCGATTAGTAAGCAGATTAAAGAGGTAAAAAAATATGCTACTAACGTAGAAGCACTTATGGATCTAGAAGCAGGAAGATTAGATGCTGTAGTAATGGATGAGATATCAGGAAAGTATTACAATCAAAAAAAATCAACTTTAACTTATTCAGTTGAAACATTGGCAGATGAAAATTTTGGAGTAGCTCTTAGAAAACAAGATAAGGCTTTAGTAGATGAGATAAATAGATTATTAGATGAGATAAAGGCTGATGGAACTTTCGATCAAATAAAAAGTAAATGGATGGCTAATTAA
- a CDS encoding amino acid ABC transporter permease, whose translation MENNILFILHGLGLTVKLYIVTMIFSLPLGVILSLGRISKNSILNNGIQVYTWVFRGTPLLLQLFFVYYGLPVIGITLSPFTAAALTFIINYTAYFCEIFRGSILGIDKGQYEAAKVLGMSYWQTMVRIIIPQALITALPPLGNEAIALIKDTSLISAIGMAEILRNSREIVTRDFSITPFIICAGIYLILSTVVVIFFKRMEKKVVI comes from the coding sequence ATGGAAAATAATATTTTATTTATATTGCATGGACTTGGATTAACAGTTAAGTTATATATAGTTACGATGATATTCTCTTTACCATTAGGAGTTATATTATCACTAGGAAGAATATCAAAAAATTCAATTTTAAATAATGGAATACAAGTTTATACATGGGTATTTAGAGGAACACCTCTACTATTACAGTTATTCTTTGTATATTATGGACTACCTGTAATAGGAATAACTTTATCTCCTTTTACAGCTGCAGCTCTTACTTTTATAATTAATTATACAGCTTATTTTTGTGAGATCTTTAGAGGAAGTATATTAGGTATAGATAAGGGACAATATGAAGCAGCTAAGGTACTAGGGATGAGTTACTGGCAAACTATGGTAAGAATAATTATTCCTCAAGCCTTAATTACAGCTTTACCTCCTCTTGGAAACGAAGCAATAGCATTGATAAAAGATACATCTTTAATCTCAGCAATAGGAATGGCTGAAATCTTAAGAAACTCAAGAGAGATTGTAACGAGAGATTTTTCAATAACACCATTTATAATATGTGCTGGAATATATTTAATACTTTCAACAGTAGTTGTAATATTCTTTAAGAGAATGGAGAAAAAGGTGGTAATATAA
- a CDS encoding amino acid ABC transporter ATP-binding protein yields the protein MIKIRDLHKNYEGNIEILKGVNLDIKKGEVISIIGASGGGKSTLLRCMIGLEEIDKGSIETPDRQKMGMVFQSFNLFPHMTALQNIMESLVVVDKMPKEEAKKIGLELLERVGLKERANFYPKALSGGQKQRVAIARAMAKNPEVLLFDEPTSALDPEMVNEVLNVIQNLKDTTKMTMVIVSHEIDFVNKISDRIVVMENGNIKEIREVSKNNK from the coding sequence ATTATAAAGATAAGAGATTTACATAAGAATTATGAAGGAAATATAGAGATTTTAAAAGGCGTAAACTTAGATATAAAAAAAGGTGAGGTAATATCTATAATAGGTGCTTCAGGAGGTGGAAAATCAACACTTCTAAGATGTATGATAGGTTTAGAAGAGATTGATAAAGGGAGTATAGAGACACCAGATAGACAAAAAATGGGAATGGTATTTCAATCGTTTAACCTATTTCCACATATGACAGCCCTTCAAAATATAATGGAATCATTAGTTGTAGTTGATAAGATGCCAAAGGAAGAGGCTAAGAAGATAGGACTGGAACTTTTAGAAAGAGTAGGGTTAAAGGAGAGAGCTAACTTTTATCCTAAAGCACTTTCAGGTGGACAAAAACAAAGAGTTGCAATAGCGAGAGCTATGGCTAAAAATCCAGAGGTTCTTTTATTTGATGAACCAACCTCTGCTTTAGATCCAGAGATGGTAAATGAAGTATTAAATGTAATTCAAAATTTGAAAGATACTACAAAGATGACGATGGTTATAGTTAGCCATGAGATAGACTTTGTAAATAAAATATCTGATAGAATAGTAGTTATGGAAAATGGAAATATTAAGGAGATAAGAGAGGTTTCAAAAAATAATAAATAA
- a CDS encoding 2-hydroxyacyl-CoA dehydratase family protein, which yields MKSLPKDFDAFSDARRQGFLKAKEMKDRGENIVGVFCTYTPKEVIYAAGAHPVSLCASNDETIPEAEKHLPKNLCPLIKASYGFALTDKCPYMYFSDLVVGETTCDGKKKMYELLGEIKDTHIMNLPNMKDEDSLKLWRKEIEKLISRLEEKFNVKITEEKLRDSILSCNEERKILKEFYSLGKLVPPPISGYEIYKVLEGANFTFNKEEQNNRLIKMIEHLKEVHKNNEGPISKSAPRILITGCPIGGVYEKVVKPLEELGGVVVAFESCSGIKNLEELVDEKENPIDALAKKYLNIPCSVMSPNKGREDIIKNLIEEYKIDGVVEVVLQACHTYAVESYNIRKIVTKDKEIPYIALETDYSQADFGQIKIRMEAFLELLG from the coding sequence ATGAAAAGTTTACCAAAAGATTTTGATGCTTTTTCCGATGCTAGAAGGCAAGGATTTTTAAAAGCAAAAGAGATGAAAGATAGAGGAGAAAATATAGTTGGAGTATTCTGTACTTATACGCCGAAAGAGGTAATTTATGCTGCTGGAGCTCACCCAGTTTCACTTTGTGCTTCAAATGATGAAACTATTCCAGAAGCTGAAAAACATCTTCCTAAAAATCTTTGCCCTTTAATTAAAGCAAGCTATGGATTTGCTTTAACTGATAAGTGTCCATATATGTATTTTTCCGACTTAGTTGTTGGTGAAACTACTTGTGATGGAAAGAAAAAAATGTATGAGCTTTTAGGTGAGATAAAAGATACTCATATAATGAATCTTCCTAATATGAAAGATGAAGATTCTCTAAAACTTTGGAGAAAAGAGATTGAAAAATTAATAAGTAGATTAGAAGAAAAATTTAATGTTAAAATTACTGAAGAAAAATTAAGAGATAGTATATTATCTTGTAACGAAGAAAGAAAAATCTTAAAAGAGTTCTATTCTCTTGGAAAACTAGTTCCTCCTCCAATATCGGGATATGAGATCTATAAAGTTTTAGAAGGAGCTAATTTTACTTTTAACAAAGAGGAACAAAATAACAGATTAATTAAAATGATCGAACATCTAAAAGAGGTTCATAAAAATAATGAAGGACCTATATCTAAATCTGCTCCTAGAATACTTATAACTGGTTGTCCAATAGGTGGAGTTTATGAAAAAGTTGTTAAACCTTTAGAAGAGTTAGGAGGAGTAGTTGTAGCTTTTGAAAGCTGTAGTGGAATAAAAAATTTAGAAGAGTTAGTAGATGAAAAGGAAAATCCCATTGATGCTTTAGCTAAAAAATATTTAAATATTCCTTGTTCAGTTATGAGTCCAAATAAGGGTAGAGAAGATATCATAAAAAATCTAATTGAAGAGTATAAAATAGATGGAGTAGTTGAGGTAGTATTACAAGCTTGTCATACCTATGCTGTGGAAAGTTATAATATAAGAAAAATTGTTACTAAAGATAAAGAAATACCTTATATAGCTTTAGAAACAGATTACTCTCAAGCTGATTTTGGACAAATCAAAATAAGAATGGAAGCTTTTTTAGAATTATTAGGATAA